From Echinicola soli, a single genomic window includes:
- a CDS encoding rhodanese-like domain-containing protein, with product MRNTQLIAVLMIIMGIYGFQTKEPWTASQLVSPYDLNKQMKSDHENNPILLSVGPEAVIKGSVDIGPGQEEKNIDKLISQVEKLDKDQEIIIYCGCCPLQKCPNVRPAFEALNDLDFTNHKLLAILNNIKTDWIDKGYPVNIIE from the coding sequence ATGAGAAACACTCAACTAATAGCTGTCCTAATGATCATCATGGGTATTTATGGTTTTCAAACCAAGGAACCTTGGACTGCCAGTCAGCTGGTCTCTCCATATGATCTGAATAAACAGATGAAATCAGACCATGAAAATAACCCCATTTTACTCAGTGTTGGGCCCGAAGCAGTGATAAAGGGTTCCGTGGATATTGGGCCAGGACAAGAAGAAAAGAATATTGATAAACTGATCTCACAGGTGGAAAAGCTCGACAAGGATCAAGAGATTATCATTTACTGCGGCTGCTGTCCGTTACAAAAATGCCCCAATGTGAGGCCTGCATTCGAAGCACTCAACGACCTGGATTTTACAAATCATAAATTACTTGCCATCCTGAATAATATCAAGACTGACTGGATCGACAAAGGCTACCCCGTTAACATAATTGAATAA
- a CDS encoding AraC family transcriptional regulator, translating to MKPLLFKIAKTEEEAVRILQEDYPYFYDNLHYHTETQIMVILEGKGTYFIGDAMGNFSAGDIFILGSNLPHFFRSDKDYYSEGSGLRSKNISILFSLETMGEKILDLPEFHAIKKLLYYSKKGLMIHGKTQKKLFKAAKKIAHKDGIERIICLVKQLDKISKSKEIKVLSHINFEPCTPPHDTKKVNAIITFIMENFAKDISLSDAANVANLSVNAFCRYFKQHTRKTFSQFLNEVRIGNACKQLIEEGYSVKEVAFDSGYFNISYFNRQFKLITGYTPSEYLKAHTHNHNMAS from the coding sequence ATGAAACCCCTTTTATTCAAAATTGCAAAAACTGAAGAGGAAGCTGTAAGGATCCTCCAGGAAGATTATCCATACTTTTATGATAATCTCCATTACCATACAGAAACTCAGATCATGGTGATTTTAGAAGGAAAAGGCACCTATTTTATAGGAGATGCTATGGGTAATTTCAGTGCGGGGGACATATTTATATTGGGGTCAAACCTTCCCCATTTTTTCAGAAGTGACAAGGACTATTACAGTGAAGGATCGGGGTTACGCTCAAAGAACATTTCTATCTTATTTTCCTTGGAGACCATGGGCGAAAAGATCCTGGATCTGCCAGAATTCCATGCCATCAAAAAACTCCTGTATTACAGCAAAAAGGGATTGATGATACATGGCAAAACCCAAAAGAAACTCTTTAAAGCTGCCAAGAAAATAGCACATAAAGACGGAATAGAACGGATAATTTGTTTGGTCAAGCAGTTGGACAAAATATCCAAAAGCAAAGAGATAAAGGTACTTAGCCATATTAATTTTGAACCATGTACACCACCACATGACACGAAAAAGGTAAATGCAATTATCACCTTCATCATGGAGAATTTTGCCAAGGACATATCCCTATCCGATGCCGCCAATGTGGCCAATCTCAGTGTCAATGCATTCTGTCGCTATTTTAAACAGCACACACGCAAGACCTTCTCCCAATTTTTGAATGAAGTCCGAATCGGTAATGCTTGCAAACAACTTATTGAGGAAGGATATAGTGTGAAGGAGGTTGCTTTTGATAGTGGCTATTTCAATATTTCCTATTTTAACAGGCAATTTAAGCTGATTACCGGTTATACTCCTTCCGAATACCTGAAAGCACACACCCATAACCATAATATGGCCAGTTAA
- a CDS encoding SusC/RagA family TonB-linked outer membrane protein — translation MKHFTKKAGLLLSLTLGGYMLSSGTAFGISTHELSTELSPEMTSFTEVRDLTVTGTVISGEDGLTLPGVSILIKGTSKGVTTDMDGKFTIDIPDEGTTLVFSFIGFAQQEVDVYTAKDLSITMEAEMTSMTEVVVVGYGTMRKGDVTSSIGGVKEEDFVKGAVRDAAQLVQGKVAGLRVTTPSGDPGASTEINLRGINSINGTSNPLVLIDGIPGDLNTVPPEDIESVDVLKDGSAAAIYGTRATGGVILITTKKNSSGTKNSINYNSYVSLQTIARKPALLTGDDYRRLIEEEGIGYTDYDGNTDWVDEMIRNPISQNHNLSFYGGDRKTNFTASVNYRNWQGIFLRSNQERFNIRADLNHSMFDDKLRANIQVINRVFTREEGGADGYAYRQAIIRNPTDRVRTEDGAWQERDGYFYENPISRIYEADAESKFKEMRANGSLNYNPVDNLDIKLMVSNVQNSNLSGYATSFDHTNTRLNNQNGTASRSTSAYNENLLEFTTNYNKTVGDHYFTLLGGYSWQDATYEDFFASNWNFPTDLYTWNNLGAGAALQSGQADMGSSKNKWQLAGFFGRATYSYDDKYLFMASVRREGSSRFGENSQWGTFPAVSVGWRISNEPFLSGIKNVGDIKLRAGFGVTGTIANSPYLSQISYDFTRTEGAFIGGQWVQGFVPARNFNPDLRWERKEEYNFGVDYSFFNDRLSGSIDVYRRDIKDLLYNFPVPVPPYLTSSMTINAGVLQNDGIEVLVNVVPIQNKDFSWNTSITYSTNRNKLVSLSNDQFEATNDFFTAGYTGEPIQDYTHRVEVGEPIGRFYLWKTVGVTEDGEWLIENQEGTATPISEASQEDRQYYGNGIPLHILGFNNTLKYKNFDMQANFRGAFGHEILNFQRMFYENPYNPAYNMLKTAYDPVYGQRLNSDLALVSHYVEDGDYFKLDNLTIGYTIPKLGFLKNARLYASGLNLFTVTNYKGIDPEGVSITGFDPGNDERDKYPTTRTYTLGLNVTF, via the coding sequence ATGAAACACTTTACTAAAAAGGCTGGACTGCTTTTGAGTTTGACGTTAGGAGGCTACATGCTTTCATCCGGAACGGCTTTCGGCATTTCGACGCATGAGTTGTCCACTGAATTAAGCCCTGAAATGACATCTTTTACGGAAGTAAGGGATCTTACCGTAACGGGGACGGTAATTAGCGGAGAGGATGGATTAACCCTTCCAGGTGTGTCTATACTGATCAAAGGTACTTCCAAAGGCGTAACAACTGACATGGATGGTAAATTCACCATAGATATTCCGGATGAAGGAACCACCTTGGTATTCAGTTTTATAGGTTTTGCACAGCAGGAAGTGGACGTTTATACAGCCAAAGACCTATCGATCACCATGGAAGCAGAAATGACCTCCATGACAGAAGTCGTCGTGGTAGGCTACGGTACCATGCGCAAAGGGGACGTTACCAGCTCTATTGGTGGCGTAAAGGAGGAAGATTTTGTAAAAGGAGCGGTACGTGATGCTGCGCAATTGGTACAGGGAAAGGTCGCCGGTCTTCGGGTCACTACGCCAAGTGGCGATCCAGGGGCATCCACAGAGATCAATCTCAGAGGGATCAACAGCATCAACGGTACTTCCAATCCTTTGGTGCTGATAGATGGGATACCCGGGGATCTGAACACCGTGCCACCAGAAGATATCGAGTCTGTAGATGTCCTGAAAGATGGTTCTGCAGCGGCCATTTATGGCACCCGAGCTACAGGAGGGGTGATCCTGATCACTACAAAGAAGAACAGCAGTGGAACCAAGAATTCCATAAATTATAACAGTTATGTCAGCTTACAGACCATCGCCCGCAAACCAGCGCTCCTTACTGGTGATGATTACAGGAGATTGATAGAAGAGGAGGGGATTGGTTATACCGATTATGACGGCAATACGGACTGGGTGGACGAAATGATCAGAAATCCCATTAGCCAAAACCATAATTTAAGCTTTTATGGGGGAGACCGTAAAACCAATTTTACCGCCTCGGTAAACTACAGAAACTGGCAAGGGATTTTTCTAAGATCAAATCAAGAAAGGTTCAATATCCGCGCTGATCTTAACCACAGTATGTTTGATGATAAGCTTCGGGCCAATATCCAAGTGATCAACCGGGTGTTTACGCGTGAAGAAGGCGGGGCTGATGGTTACGCATATCGACAGGCCATTATCCGAAATCCGACCGATCGTGTGCGTACGGAAGACGGTGCTTGGCAGGAAAGGGACGGTTATTTTTACGAAAATCCGATTTCAAGGATTTATGAAGCGGACGCTGAGTCCAAGTTCAAAGAAATGCGTGCCAATGGTAGCCTGAATTATAATCCAGTTGATAACCTGGACATAAAACTGATGGTTTCCAATGTACAAAATAGCAACCTATCAGGATATGCCACCAGTTTTGACCATACCAATACTCGATTAAATAACCAAAACGGCACCGCTTCGCGATCCACCAGTGCTTATAATGAAAATTTGCTGGAATTTACGACCAATTATAACAAGACAGTAGGTGATCATTATTTCACCTTGCTGGGTGGCTATAGCTGGCAGGATGCCACTTACGAGGATTTCTTTGCATCCAACTGGAATTTCCCTACGGATTTATACACTTGGAACAACTTGGGGGCGGGCGCTGCATTACAGTCCGGGCAGGCAGATATGGGAAGTTCCAAAAATAAATGGCAATTGGCCGGGTTCTTTGGTAGGGCCACATACAGCTACGATGACAAGTACCTTTTCATGGCCAGTGTGAGAAGAGAAGGTTCTTCCAGGTTTGGAGAAAACAGCCAGTGGGGAACTTTCCCTGCCGTCTCAGTGGGCTGGAGAATCAGCAATGAACCTTTCCTCAGCGGTATCAAAAATGTTGGAGATATTAAGTTGAGAGCGGGATTTGGAGTGACCGGAACCATTGCCAATTCACCTTATCTTTCCCAGATCAGCTATGATTTTACCCGTACCGAAGGCGCTTTCATTGGTGGCCAATGGGTGCAGGGGTTTGTTCCCGCACGGAACTTTAACCCTGATCTGAGATGGGAGCGGAAGGAAGAATATAATTTCGGTGTGGACTACAGCTTCTTCAATGACCGATTGAGCGGTTCCATAGATGTGTACAGAAGGGATATCAAAGATTTGCTTTATAATTTTCCCGTACCTGTCCCTCCTTATTTGACCAGTTCTATGACCATTAATGCAGGAGTCCTTCAAAATGATGGTATAGAGGTACTGGTAAATGTAGTGCCCATCCAAAACAAGGATTTTAGCTGGAACACCAGCATTACTTATTCCACTAATAGGAACAAATTGGTTTCCCTTTCCAATGATCAGTTTGAAGCGACCAATGATTTCTTCACTGCCGGTTATACCGGTGAACCTATACAGGATTATACCCACCGTGTAGAAGTAGGTGAACCCATTGGAAGATTTTATTTGTGGAAGACAGTGGGTGTTACTGAAGATGGCGAATGGCTGATCGAAAACCAAGAGGGGACAGCCACTCCTATCAGTGAAGCCTCCCAAGAGGATCGGCAGTATTATGGCAACGGGATTCCACTACATATCCTAGGCTTTAACAATACCTTGAAGTATAAGAATTTTGACATGCAGGCCAACTTCCGTGGCGCTTTCGGACATGAAATACTGAATTTTCAGCGAATGTTCTACGAAAATCCTTATAACCCTGCTTACAATATGCTGAAAACAGCCTATGATCCAGTATATGGACAGCGACTAAACAGTGATTTGGCTTTGGTAAGCCATTATGTTGAAGATGGAGACTATTTTAAGTTGGATAACTTGACCATTGGCTACACCATTCCAAAGCTGGGTTTCTTGAAAAATGCACGGCTATATGCCTCAGGACTTAACCTCTTCACTGTTACCAACTACAAAGGTATCGACCCAGAAGGGGTTAGCATCACCGGGTTTGACCCCGGAAATGACGAGCGGGACAAGTATCCCACGACACGCACCTATACCTTGGGCCTTAATGTTACATTCTAA
- a CDS encoding RagB/SusD family nutrient uptake outer membrane protein has translation MKFNYRSFQWLLTAGILTTGLYSCLDLNEEVYSEVVASNFQPTEKDIPSIIAPVYGSFRGLMMGWQGYLDTQEESADCIITPARPNGWYDGGTYLRMHQHNWTSLQWQPTNIWQSAYRSITTANRVMSQIEEGEIPITDGREAVIAELRATRAFAYYLLLDNHGNVPIVTDFKDVSLPEQKSRQEVYDFVVSELQEAMPLLSEDASSTYGQLNKWGVQTLLAKIFLNAEVYTGSPEWEKCIAACDAVINGNGGYELDDNYSDVFNWENHTSPEIIFAVPYDEIYGTGNLVHMKTLDPLSRFVYDMQAGPWGGNCAVPQFIDTYDEQDGRLQDTWIMGPQHSASTGEVVIDYQKTVPSMNGTASNDGFRIGKYAIKQGATGSLDNDYPMFRYADVLMMKAEALLRTGRADEAATLVTQVRERAFRDTDPSKAQVTGAELMQGSSYNYGIQNEDGSVEGTGGADIPFGRLLDELGWEFAAEAHRRQDLIRFGVFYTKSWFNHSPHAQAETRTIFPIPNDEINKNPNLTQNPGYAN, from the coding sequence ATGAAATTTAATTATAGATCATTTCAGTGGCTTTTGACTGCTGGTATATTGACAACAGGCTTATATTCATGCCTGGATTTGAACGAAGAAGTATATTCAGAAGTAGTAGCCAGTAATTTTCAGCCAACAGAAAAGGATATACCTTCTATTATCGCTCCTGTCTATGGCTCCTTTAGAGGCTTGATGATGGGCTGGCAAGGGTATTTGGATACCCAGGAAGAATCGGCAGATTGTATCATCACGCCGGCCAGGCCAAATGGTTGGTACGATGGCGGTACTTATCTTAGGATGCACCAGCACAACTGGACCTCCCTGCAATGGCAGCCCACCAATATTTGGCAAAGTGCCTATCGCAGTATCACCACTGCCAATCGGGTGATGTCTCAAATTGAAGAGGGAGAAATCCCCATTACAGATGGAAGGGAAGCGGTGATCGCAGAACTGCGCGCTACCAGGGCTTTTGCCTACTACCTATTATTGGACAATCATGGCAATGTCCCCATTGTGACCGACTTTAAGGATGTCTCCTTACCCGAGCAAAAAAGTCGTCAAGAGGTGTATGACTTTGTGGTCAGTGAGCTTCAGGAAGCGATGCCTTTGCTCAGCGAAGATGCCAGCTCCACTTACGGTCAGTTGAACAAATGGGGCGTACAGACCCTTTTGGCCAAAATATTTCTTAATGCGGAAGTCTATACCGGCAGTCCTGAATGGGAAAAATGCATCGCTGCCTGTGATGCCGTGATCAATGGTAATGGAGGATATGAATTGGACGACAATTATTCGGATGTCTTCAATTGGGAAAACCATACTTCTCCAGAGATCATTTTTGCGGTTCCTTATGATGAGATCTATGGAACCGGCAATCTGGTGCATATGAAAACCTTGGATCCTCTTAGTAGGTTTGTATATGACATGCAAGCGGGGCCATGGGGCGGAAACTGTGCTGTCCCACAGTTTATCGATACCTATGACGAGCAGGATGGAAGGCTCCAGGATACCTGGATCATGGGACCGCAGCACAGTGCCTCTACAGGTGAAGTGGTCATTGATTATCAAAAAACAGTTCCCAGCATGAATGGTACGGCTTCCAATGATGGTTTTCGAATAGGAAAGTATGCCATCAAGCAAGGAGCCACCGGATCGCTGGACAATGACTACCCCATGTTTCGGTATGCAGATGTTTTGATGATGAAAGCTGAGGCACTTTTGAGAACCGGAAGGGCGGATGAAGCGGCTACACTGGTGACCCAGGTAAGGGAGAGGGCATTTAGGGATACAGATCCCTCCAAAGCCCAAGTCACCGGAGCCGAACTGATGCAAGGCAGTAGCTATAACTATGGGATTCAAAATGAGGATGGATCAGTGGAAGGCACTGGTGGAGCTGATATCCCATTTGGTAGATTGCTGGATGAATTGGGCTGGGAATTTGCCGCTGAGGCACACCGGAGACAGGATTTGATCCGTTTTGGGGTATTTTATACCAAGAGCTGGTTTAATCACAGTCCACATGCCCAAGCCGAAACAAGGACCATTTTTCCGATTCCCAATGATGAGATCAACAAAAATCCTAATTTGACCCAAAATCCCGGGTATGCCAATTAA
- a CDS encoding S9 family peptidase, with protein MKRIFILACFMLVSSTILAQGTLADYQRADSIKKAFKKVYHAPAHFEWIEDTEMLWYVMKTEKGQVYKKVDVKNKQKSALFDQEKMGDQLSNTLEDTIKPYSLPISKVTVKEHGKLLTFIAKDYHWEYDLVAETLSQKEPIKKRENGYWGNRWDDRKGAPVPSPDSSRQAFIREHNVWIKDLSSGEAEQLTYDGARGLYYAANLQWSPDGEKLAAVKVRPTEVRKLTLISSSPDDQLQPKMETRDYPKPGDALPQKTPVLLNLNNGQFYEVDQQLIPNQFNLSKINWRENSRAFTFEYNQRGHQVYRVLEVNAKNGTVKSIIEETSDTFIDYSGKQYRKDLNDGQEVIWASERDGWRHLYLYDGLTGKVKHQITQGDWVVRDVLDVDEKARIVYFLASGRSKDEDPYHLHLCMVSLDGGSVKQLTSENAYHQVTLSPDYRYFVDNYSRQDLGPVSVLKSLSTGKVVLELEKADIHTIERAGWKAPEIFTAKGRDGTTDIWGLIIKPTNFDPNKSYPVLEYIYAGPHSSFVPKSFAPNYGGLQEMAELGFIVVQIDGMGTSNRSKAFHDVCWKNLKDAGFPDRILWMKAAAKTRPYMNVDKVGIFGTSAGGQSSTGALLFHPEFYKVGVSSCGCHDNRMDKIWWNEQWMGYPIGKHYEACSNVVNAHRLEGKLMLIVGEVDDNVDPSSTYQLVDQLIKHNKDFEFLMVPGMGHSSGGEYGEHKRRDFFVENLLGVDPPTWTAFE; from the coding sequence ATGAAAAGAATTTTTATCCTAGCTTGTTTTATGCTTGTCAGTTCAACCATCCTTGCACAAGGAACACTGGCAGATTATCAACGGGCAGATAGTATCAAGAAAGCTTTTAAAAAAGTGTACCATGCACCTGCACATTTTGAGTGGATTGAGGATACCGAAATGCTTTGGTATGTGATGAAAACAGAAAAAGGGCAGGTCTATAAAAAAGTGGATGTCAAAAATAAACAAAAATCAGCGCTCTTTGATCAAGAGAAAATGGGAGATCAGCTGTCCAATACGCTAGAAGATACCATAAAACCATATTCATTGCCCATCAGTAAGGTGACTGTCAAGGAGCATGGGAAGTTATTAACATTTATAGCAAAAGATTACCATTGGGAATATGATCTGGTAGCGGAAACACTTAGCCAGAAAGAACCAATAAAAAAGCGCGAAAATGGCTATTGGGGAAACCGTTGGGATGATCGGAAAGGAGCCCCTGTACCTTCACCAGATAGCAGCAGACAAGCTTTTATTCGTGAACACAATGTTTGGATCAAGGATCTTTCTAGTGGTGAAGCCGAACAATTGACCTATGATGGTGCTCGAGGACTTTACTACGCAGCCAATTTGCAGTGGTCTCCTGATGGTGAAAAACTGGCCGCCGTTAAGGTAAGGCCAACTGAAGTGAGGAAATTGACCTTGATCAGCTCATCACCCGATGATCAACTCCAGCCAAAGATGGAAACCCGGGATTACCCAAAACCTGGAGATGCCTTGCCTCAAAAGACACCTGTCCTGTTGAACTTGAACAATGGTCAATTCTATGAAGTGGATCAGCAGCTTATCCCAAACCAGTTCAATCTTTCTAAAATAAACTGGCGTGAAAACAGTCGTGCGTTTACCTTTGAATATAACCAGCGCGGTCATCAGGTTTACCGAGTCCTTGAAGTAAATGCCAAAAATGGAACAGTTAAGTCCATTATTGAAGAAACAAGTGATACGTTTATCGACTATTCGGGAAAGCAATACCGAAAAGACTTGAATGACGGTCAAGAGGTTATTTGGGCTTCGGAACGGGATGGCTGGCGGCATCTGTACCTATATGATGGCCTTACGGGTAAGGTCAAACACCAAATAACACAAGGCGACTGGGTGGTCAGGGATGTACTGGATGTGGATGAAAAGGCGCGAATAGTCTATTTTTTGGCCAGCGGCCGATCAAAGGACGAAGATCCCTATCATCTTCATTTATGCATGGTTAGTTTAGATGGAGGGAGTGTAAAGCAGCTCACATCGGAAAATGCTTATCATCAGGTAACCTTGTCTCCTGATTACCGGTATTTTGTGGATAACTATTCCAGACAAGACCTTGGCCCTGTCAGTGTCTTAAAGTCCTTATCTACCGGAAAAGTTGTCTTGGAATTGGAAAAGGCAGATATCCACACAATAGAACGTGCCGGATGGAAGGCCCCCGAGATTTTTACCGCCAAAGGCAGGGACGGAACCACCGATATTTGGGGCCTGATCATTAAACCAACGAACTTTGATCCCAATAAAAGTTATCCAGTGCTGGAGTATATTTATGCCGGCCCACACAGTTCCTTTGTGCCAAAATCCTTTGCGCCAAACTATGGTGGATTGCAGGAAATGGCAGAATTAGGCTTTATTGTCGTCCAAATTGACGGCATGGGAACCTCCAACCGCAGCAAGGCATTTCATGATGTATGCTGGAAAAACCTTAAAGATGCAGGCTTTCCAGACCGTATTTTATGGATGAAAGCTGCTGCCAAAACAAGACCCTATATGAATGTGGATAAAGTAGGCATCTTTGGTACATCTGCAGGTGGACAGAGTTCAACGGGAGCCTTATTGTTTCATCCGGAATTTTATAAAGTGGGTGTTTCTTCCTGCGGCTGTCATGACAACAGGATGGATAAGATCTGGTGGAATGAGCAGTGGATGGGGTATCCCATTGGCAAGCACTATGAAGCCTGCTCTAATGTGGTCAACGCCCATAGGCTGGAAGGAAAGCTTATGCTCATCGTAGGAGAGGTGGATGACAATGTAGATCCTTCCTCAACTTATCAGCTGGTGGATCAACTGATCAAGCACAATAAGGATTTTGAATTTTTGATGGTTCCTGGCATGGGACACAGTTCAGGTGGTGAATATGGTGAGCATAAAAGAAGGGATTTCTTTGTGGAAAACTTACTAGGTGTCGATCCTCCAACATGGACTGCCTTTGAATAA
- a CDS encoding DUF885 family protein, which translates to MKIVLACLFLLIMPFLAQSSELYEPIQTFQADRSALSRKYSNHLSEEYFERFGRLYKNWLDKVQNLDYAALSDDGKIDYLAFRNYLQKQLFFHEKEFADYKEVEDVKDFASELEAFYIFRRSAQKPNAKAIAKQFTTAQRSVQSKLEKLKETTPYTSWQKAELAANIIKELKVTLEEAYLFYYDYDPSFTWWVKKPWELLATSLEDYEKALTDHYENTIVKDDGSGIIGKPIGAEAIKKELEFELIPYTALELIDEAEKQFAFCEKEMLKASQELGYGNDWKAALEHVKNTYVPAGEWPGDVYDLAVEATQYVEKHDLITVPELAKETWRTKMMSPEAQRVNPFFLGGEAIIISYPTSTMTQAEKLMSMRGNNPHFSRATVQHEIIPGHHLQGFMNQRHKPYRRMFYTPFWIEGWALYWELNLWDKNFPGNAEDKVGMLFWRMHRCARIIFSLNYHLGNMTPQECIDFLVDKVGHEYANAEAEVRRSFEGNYGPLYQIAYMVGGLQFYALKAEMVDNGDMGEKEFHDFIMTQNTLPIELIRARIKGKTLSKDHRTSWRFLDKNNW; encoded by the coding sequence ATGAAAATAGTCCTAGCATGTCTGTTCCTGTTGATAATGCCCTTTTTGGCCCAATCCAGTGAACTTTACGAACCTATACAAACTTTTCAGGCCGATCGATCGGCTTTGAGCAGGAAGTATTCCAACCACCTCTCGGAAGAGTATTTTGAGCGATTTGGGAGACTTTATAAGAATTGGCTGGACAAGGTTCAAAACCTAGATTACGCTGCTCTCAGTGACGATGGAAAAATCGATTACCTGGCTTTCCGGAATTACCTTCAGAAGCAACTGTTTTTTCATGAAAAAGAATTTGCTGATTATAAGGAAGTGGAAGATGTAAAGGATTTTGCCAGTGAACTGGAAGCATTTTATATCTTCAGAAGAAGTGCCCAAAAACCAAATGCCAAGGCCATCGCCAAGCAATTTACAACGGCTCAGCGATCCGTCCAATCGAAGTTGGAAAAGCTAAAGGAAACAACTCCATATACAAGTTGGCAAAAGGCGGAATTGGCTGCTAACATCATCAAGGAACTTAAAGTAACACTAGAGGAAGCATACCTGTTTTACTATGACTATGACCCTTCGTTTACTTGGTGGGTGAAGAAACCTTGGGAGCTGCTGGCGACCTCACTGGAAGATTATGAGAAAGCCTTAACGGACCATTATGAAAATACCATTGTAAAGGACGATGGCAGTGGGATCATCGGAAAGCCCATTGGAGCGGAAGCGATAAAAAAAGAACTTGAGTTTGAATTGATCCCCTATACCGCCCTAGAGCTCATTGATGAAGCCGAAAAGCAATTTGCCTTTTGCGAAAAGGAGATGCTAAAAGCAAGTCAAGAACTGGGCTATGGCAATGACTGGAAAGCAGCCTTAGAGCATGTGAAGAACACCTATGTCCCTGCCGGTGAATGGCCTGGCGACGTCTATGACCTCGCGGTAGAAGCCACCCAATACGTGGAAAAGCATGACCTGATCACCGTTCCTGAGCTGGCCAAGGAAACATGGCGAACCAAAATGATGAGCCCTGAAGCCCAACGGGTCAACCCTTTTTTCCTTGGTGGTGAGGCGATCATCATCTCCTATCCTACCAGCACGATGACCCAAGCGGAAAAGCTGATGAGCATGCGCGGTAATAATCCACACTTCAGCCGGGCGACAGTCCAGCACGAGATTATTCCTGGCCACCATCTCCAAGGTTTTATGAATCAGCGGCACAAGCCCTACCGAAGGATGTTCTATACGCCATTTTGGATCGAAGGCTGGGCACTTTACTGGGAGCTTAACCTTTGGGACAAAAATTTCCCTGGAAATGCAGAGGATAAGGTGGGCATGCTGTTCTGGCGAATGCACCGTTGTGCGCGCATCATCTTTTCACTCAACTATCACCTTGGTAACATGACGCCACAGGAATGCATCGATTTCCTGGTGGATAAAGTAGGCCATGAATATGCCAATGCTGAAGCGGAAGTAAGAAGATCCTTTGAAGGGAATTATGGGCCACTTTACCAAATTGCCTATATGGTCGGTGGCTTACAGTTCTATGCGCTCAAGGCTGAAATGGTGGATAATGGGGACATGGGCGAAAAGGAATTCCATGATTTTATCATGACCCAAAACACCCTTCCCATCGAACTGATCCGAGCCCGAATCAAAGGCAAAACGCTATCCAAAGACCACCGCACGAGTTGGAGGTTTTTGGATAAAAATAATTGGTAA